A region of the Candidatus Palauibacter australiensis genome:
CGACATCGAGGCGCTGAACGACGACTCGACAAGCGTCGTCATCGACGCCTCGCCGCTGTTCGAGTCCGACATTCCCATGCTCGGGCTGAGCCAGTTCCGCCGCGACGCGTACCGGGTGCGCTCGCTGGACTCCAACCGAACCTACGTCGACTGGATCAAGAGCTTCCCGCGCAACGTCGAAGTGCGGCACGTCCTCACCTACAATGCGCAGACGCCACCGTCGAACGCGAGCACGAACTCGATCTCGATCGAGATGAATCAGTCGATGGTCCTGCTCCCGGACGAACCCATGCAGCCGCGCATCTTCGACGAGCGGGTGGGTTACTTCAACGTGAACCAGGTGGACTATGGCCGCAGCGACCAGAAGGTCGTCACGCGCACTTACGTGACGCGGTGGCGGCTCGAACCGAGCGACACCGCGGCCTTCCGGCGCGGCGAACTCGTCGACCCGGTCAAACCCATCATCTTCTACCTCGACCCCGCCACGCCCGAGAAGTGGCGGCCGTACCTCATCCAGGGGATCGATGACTGGCAGGAGGCCTTCGAGGCGGCGGGCTTCAGCAACGCGATCCAGGGGCGGATGCCGCCCTCCTTCGAGGAGGACCCGGAGTTCAGCCCGGAGGACGTGCGGTATTCCGTGATCCGCTGGCTCCCGTCGCAGGTGCAGAACGCCTCCGGACCGCATGTGCACGACCCGAGGACCGGAGAGATCCTCGAGAGCGACATCCAGTGGTATCACAACGTCGCGAACCTGCTGCGCAACTGGTACCTGATCCAGACGGCGGCCGTGAATCCGGCGGCGCGCCGCGCGCTCTTCGACGACGAAGTGATGGGTCGGCTGATCCGCTTCGTGGCGGCGCACGAGGTCGGACACACGCTCGGTCTCCCGCACAACATGAAGTCGAGTTCCGCCTTCCCCGTGGATTCGCTGCGGGCCCCGGGCTTCGTGTGCCGCGAGGGGGTCGCCCCGTCGATCATGGACTACGCGCGCTTCAACTACGTGGCGCAGCCGGAGGACGAGGGCGCGTGCGTGGATCCGCGGATCGGCGAATACGACCGCTTCTCGATCAACTGGGGCTACCGCCCGATCCTCGATGCGGACGAGGACGAGGAGCGGGCGACGCTCGACGCCTGGATCCGGGAGGTCGAAGACGACCCGGTCTACGCCTTCGGCAGTGGGACGCCGATCGACCCGACCGCCCAGACGGAAGCCGTCGGCTCCGACGCGATGGAAGCGAGCGACCTCGGGATCGCGAACCTCAAGCGGATCCTGCCCCGGCTGGTCGAGTGGAGCAGCGACGGGCGCGAGGGGGAGAACTACGAGGAGTTGGCGGAACTCTACAACAATCTCATCGGGCAGTGGAACCGCTACATGGGCCACGTCGGGACCGTGGTCGGCGGGGTGACGCGCACGCACAAGCGGATCGGGCAGAAGGGGGCGGTCTACGAGTTCGTGGACGAAGCCACGCAGCGGCGGGCCATGGACTTCTTCGCCCGGCAGGCCTTCGACCCGCCGACGTGGATGGTCGACGAGGACATCCTGTCGAAGATCGAGAACCCGTCAACGGTGGACCGCATGCGAGGCATTCAGGTTCGAGTCGTGAACCTGATCCTCGACCCCGGCCGCATGCAGCGGCTGATCGAGGCGGAAGCCCGGAACGGGGGCGACCACTACAGCCTCGGCGAGCTGTTCGAGGATCTGCGCGGCTCAATCTGGGGAGAGCTGGAGACCGGCGCCCCGATCGGCGTCTACCGGCGGAATCTCCAGCGCGGACACCTGGAGCGGCTCGAGTATCTGATGACGCAGGAGCTGTCGCTCCCGACCTTCATCTTCGGCGGTCTCTCGGACTTCTTCACCTCGGTGGACGTGTCGCAGTCGGACATCCGGGCCTTCGTGCGGGGCGAACTCCACGGGCTCCGGGATGCGATCGAACGCACGCTGCGGCGCCGGCTCGACCGCACGACGGAACTGCACCTGCGCGACGCCCTCGCCAGGATCGACGACATCCTCGACCCCGACTGAGCTAGTGTCGTGTCCCGGGAATACGCGAGCTACCGAGAGTGCCGAGGCGCCGGAGCCCGCAAGGCGCTCGGACGAGGAATAGCAGCGCTATTTCGAGGAGGAGCAACGTCGCGGGGCCGGATGGATCGGCGCTCGAATAGCCGTGATATTTCCGGGACACGACACTAGAAGCGGACGCGGACGCCGAGTTGAGCGCGGCGGGTGTCGCCGAGGCCGCTCCGGATCGTGCCATCGAAGTTGAACAGGAGCCCGGTCTGCGCGGTGTCGAGGAAGTGGTCGGCGCCCGTCAGGTTGAAGACCTCCAGAATCGGCTCGACGGTGCGTCCGCCGCCGATGTCGAAGGCCTTCGAGAGCCGGAGATCCCACGTGAAGAAGTCGTTCTCCCTCCGGAGCGTGTTGCGCTTGAGGACGGAACCATCGGCGCACACGCGGTCCGCCGGAGCCCCCGCACGCTGGCCCGCCGGGGCGGCGAGAGGGTTCGCCTCGGTCGGGCCGCAGCTCGCCGACATCGGTGATGCGGAGAGATACCGGAAGACGTGGTTGAGGACGACGCCGCGCCCGAGATCGAAGAGCATGAAGCCGGTCAGCTGGTGCCGCCGGTCGCGGATGGACCAGTTGTACTCGGGCTCGAAATCGGTTGCGCTCGCATAGAAGAAGTTGAACGGATCCCGTTCGTTATCGTCGTCCGACCGGTCGAAGCCGAGCGTGTAGCTCGCCTCGAAACTCAGCCTCCCGTCGAGCGCGGCGTCCCCGCGCAGTCCGAGCGTGACGGCGTTGTAGCGGGAGCGCGCGCTGCTCTCCGTGACCGTGACCGTCCCCAGCCCGCTGGCCCCCTCCGCGAAGGGCGCCCCGAGTTCGGCCGCGTTGCGGTCCACGAAGCGGAACAGGTTGTCCGTGCGGGCGTGCTGCAGCGAAAGCTCCACCGCGGTGTTCCCGCTCAGCGCGTGCTCCACGGCGACGTTGAACGACCACGTCCGCGGCAGTTCGAGGTTGCGGTCGGCGATGTTCACGCCGGGCTGGAAAGGCGGCGTGCCCGGCGGGGCCGGCGTGAGGAAATCTCCGATCTGCGGCGGCGGCGGAAGGAAGGTCGCGTCGCTGGCCGCGAACTGCGTTCCCTGGAATGCGCCGTTCGTCGTGCGGTGCTGCGCGAACACGAGCATCGGGATGCGCGAAAAGTAGGACCCCGCGTTCAGGCGGATGAGCGTGCGCCCGTCGTCCCGGGGATCCCAGGCGAGCCCGAAGCGCGGCTGGAAGTTGTCGAGGTCGTCCGGAATCGTCCCTTCCGACGGAAAACCCGCGGTCCCGATCCACGGCCCGTAGAAGGTGTCCTCGGGCTCGATGAACATGCCGGGGTGCCATGATCCTTCCCAGCGCAGGCCGAGGTTCAGGGTCAGGTTGTCGCGCGGGCGCCAGGTGTCCTGGATGAAGAGCCCAAGTTCGTGCATCGAAAAGTCCTGCAGTCCGAGCTGCTCGGCCGGCGTATTCCCCAGCGTGACGGCCTGCAGGTAGAGGAGGACGGGGCCGGTGATCGCGGTTCCCGGCGGACAGACGCCCTCCGCGCTGTCGGACCCGTCGGAGCAGGTGACGTATCGGTTCCCCTGCGTGACGAAGTTCATGAATCCGTCGACCGAGGAGAACTTGTAGAGGCCGTTCGCGAAGCCGATGAACTGCTGGCCGACCCCTGTCCCGTTGTACTCCGCGCCCACCTTGAACAGGTGATCTCCCGCCAGGAAGGAGAGGTTGTCGACGAGCTGGATCCGGTGGTCGTAGGCCGGGTCGATGGGGAGGAAGAAGGGCATCCCGATGCGGAACCCATCGGCGAAGTCCATCGCGATGTCCGGGAAGGGGCGGCCGCCGACCGTGCCGAAGGCCGGCTGCGGCGGCGGGGCGGAGCCCGGAATCAGGGGTCCGTCGTATCCGCGGGGCCGATCCTCGCGCGCGTACTGGACCCGGAACTCGTTGGAGACGGTGTTTGAAAGCTGCGACCTGAGGCTCGCGTTGATCGCGTGGGAGAAGTCCTCCTCGAGGCCGTTGGCGCTGAGACCCCAGGAATCCACGTCGAACGTCCCGTTCAGCTGCTGGGACCACGTGTAGTTGTACTTCAAGGACGCCTGGTGACGGTCGCTGAGGTTGAAGTCGAGCTTCGCCACCAACGCCCGGTTGTCGTCGGTGCGGCGGATCGGGCCGAACTCGGCATCGAACAGGCCGGGCCACTGCGTCTGAAGGAAGTTCTCCAGCTTCTCGAGTTCCGGTCGGTTCACGACGTTGCGCGTGAACTGCTTCGTCTCGCTCGCTTCCTGCTGGTCGTAGGCGACGAAGAAAAACGCCCGGTCGCGCACGATCGGGCCGCCGACGGTGAAGCCGAACTGACCGCGCCCGAACTCGGGCTTTCCGCCCCCGCGCTCGCTGGGGTAGGCGGTGGAGATCGCATCCCACTGGCCGAAGTAGTGCGCGGAGCCCGTGAACTCGTTCGTGCCCGATTTCGTGATGACGTTCACGAAGCCTCCCGCCGAGCGGCCGAACTCCGCCGACGCCCCCTGGCTCACGACGACGATCTCTTCGATGGCGTCCTGGTTGAAGGTGAAGGCCGGGCGCTGGCCGCCCCGCTGCTCGCCGAAGAAGGGGTTGTTGAAGTCGGCGCCGTCCACGGAGACGTTGTTGAAGATCCCCCGCTGTCCCCCGATGTTGAGGACCTCGCCATCCGGACCCTGCGATACGGATACGCCCGGGGTGAGGAGCGTGTAGTCGAGAAAGTTGCGGCCGTTGTTGGGCAGGTTGTCGACGACCTCCTCGGCGAGCCGATGGGAACTCGACGGGTCCTCGGTGTCGACGAGCGGCGTCCGGTCCGCGATCACGGTGATTTCGGACACGGCGACGGGCCTGAATTCGAGTACGAGATCGAGCACCTCTCCCACGCGGAGGACGAGCCCCTCGGTGCGCTCGTCGCCGAACTGCCCCAGCGCCCGGGCGGTGACGTCATAGACGCCGAGCGGAAGGAGCGTGCGCACGAACGCCCCGTTCGAGCCCGTCTCGACCGTCGTCGCGAAGCCGGTCGCGCGATGCTCGATGACCACGGCGGCGCCGGCCACGGGCGCTCCCACCGGATCGCGGACCACCCCGCGGATGACACCGGTCGTCGCCTGGGCCTGCGCGGCCGCGTCCGACGTGGCGGCGCAGCACAGCGCGAGCACGGCGAACAGGAGGGTGGACGCGCGTCGGGAGACCGGAACCCGGCATGGCCGCATGGACGACTCCTTGCCCTTGATGGTGGATAGTGGACTCGGGGATGCTGAAGATGGGCCCGGCAGGATTCGAACCTGCGACCTTGGGATTATGAGTCCCCTGCTCTAACCGGCTGAGCTACGGGCCCGAACGGAGCGTGAAACGTACGCGCCGCGACGCTCCGCACCAACGCCGCGGCGGCGGTCGCGGGACCGGCGCTTTTCCGCCGCGTCGTCACGGTGCGACCTCAACCCCGACCGCCGGACCTTCCGGCTCGATGACCTCCCCGATCACCGCGGCCGCGTAGCCCGCGGCCGCGAGCGCGGCCGACGCAGCCGGCGCCTCGTGCGCGGGGACGGCCGCCAGCAGCCCGCCCGACGTCTGCGGGTCGTGAAGCAGGGTCCGCAGGTCGGCGGGGACCGCGTCATCCCACTGCATCTGCGATGCGTAGGCATCCCGGTTCCGGCTCGTGCCGCCCGGCACACACCCCTCGCCGGCAAGGCGCAGCGCTCCGGGGAGGAGCTTCGGCGCCGAAGCCCGGATCCGGGCGCTCGTGTCCGAGGCGCCGCACATCTCGAGCAGGTGCCCCACGAGCCCGAAACCGGTGACGTCGGTCGCGGCGTGAACGTCGAAGTCGGAAAGGACGGCCGCCGCCTCACGGTTCAGTTGCCGCATGGAATCGACGGCGACGCGGAGGTCCGCGGGGTCCGTGACGCCGCGCTTGAGTCCGGTCGTAACGACGCCCGTTCCGAGCGCCTTCCCCAGGACGAGCGCGTCCCCCGGTCGCGCTCCGCCCTTTCTCCACAGGCGGTCGGGATCGCCGAGTCCGATGGCCACGAGTCCGAACTTCGGCTCCGCGTCGTCGATCGAATGTCCCCCGGCCACGGCGATGCCGGCCTCGCGGCACACTTCTCCCGCGCCGCGGAGGATCGCGCCCACCGTCTCATCGGAGAGCGTCCCGGCCGGCACCGCCAGGATGTTGAGCGCGAACAGGGGGCGGGCCCGCATCGCGTACAGATCTCCCAGCGCGTTCGCCGCCGCGATGGCGCCGAAGTCCGTCGGATCGTCGACGAGCGGCGTGAAGAAGTCGAGGCTCGCGACGATGGCATCGCCATCGTCGAGCAGGTACACGGCGGCGTCGTCCGGGCCCTCGAGTCCCACGAGGAGCCGGTCGTCCGGAACGAGCGGAACGTGCTGCAGGATGCGGCCCAGATCCTCCGGGCCGAGCTTGCACGCTCAGCCGGCGCCGTGCGAGTACTGGGTCAGGCGGGCCGCTTCGGCCGAAGGCGAGTTCATGGCGACCGAAGCTATGGCGACGCGAGGCGTCTCGCAGGGATTCCTACCAGTTCCGCTCCACGACCGGATCCTGGAAACGATTGCGGCCCATCACGCGGTCGCGGATCGCCGCCTCCGCATCGCCCGCCTGTTCGAGGAGCGCCGCGGCCTGCTCGGGCGACAGCATCTCCATCTCGCCCGAGCCCGCGGCCGCCGCGGCGCCGGCGCCGGCCCCCTGCGGAGACTGTCCCTGCCCACCCTGCTGCTCGTCGCCGCCGCTCTCCCCTTCCTCCTCGAGCCAGCGCTCGACGAGTTCGAGGTTCCAGCGCGCATCCTCGTCGTCCACGCGGCGGCGGAGGACCTCGCGAAAGGCTTCGCGCGCCGCCTGGAGGGCGGCTCGACGCGCGGACGGGTCGCTTTGGGTGAACCGGCCGTCGAGGGCCGTGCTGAGCCCGAGGTTGTAGAAGGCGCTCTCGCGTACCTCTTCCCGCTCGCTGCCGATGGAGAGTTCGAGCGGGGCCTGCGCGTCCCCCACCTGGCCGTCATGGAGGAGAGCCGTCCCGTAGTTGTAATGATCGATCGGCCGGTCGGAGGAGGCGGCTCGTTCCCTGTAGCGCGCGACGGCCTCGGATTCCGCCGCCTGCCGGTCGGCGGACCCGGGCTGACCGGTCGGCCGCACCGGCGCCTCCTGCGGCTTCCCCCCGGCAAACGCCGCGAGCGAGGCGGCCGCGGCCGCGAGCCCGAGGATCGTGCACTTCCGCGTCGACTCAACCACGTGGCAACAGGAACCCTTCTCCCCAGAGGCTGACGAAGGCGAGCAGAAGCAACGCCGCTACGGCCGCGTCGTCGGTCGATGTCAGGGGTTCCCGGCCGCCCTCCGCCAGTTCCCGCTCGATCGCGTCGATACCGTCCGCGCCGTCAACATAGTGCCCCCCGGTACCGAGAGACATCTGCCTCAGCGACGCGGCGTTCAGCCGCGTGATGACGGGGCTGCCGTCCGGCCCCTGAAGCACCGAAGCCCCGCCCCGCCGTCGCGCGGCCATCGTCGGGTCCAGCGACGCCTCCCGCGTCAGGGGAATCTGCCCTCCGAGTTCGGTTCCGATCCCCACCGAATGGATCACGATCCCCGCATCCCGGGCCCTTCCGATCGCCTCCCCGAAGGGCGCGCCGGCCGTTTCCTCGCCATCGGAGAAGACGACAATCGACTTGCGCGCGCCCTCCTCTCCGCCGGCGAGCAGGTCGATCGCCTGGGTGAGGCCGGAGGCGAGCGAGGATCCTCCCAGCCCCACCGCGGCGGGCCGCACGCCCTCCGCCAGCATCTCGATCGCGCTCATGTCCGTCGTCAGCGGCGAGAGCACGTACGCGCGCCCCGCAAAGTAGACGACGCCCATCCGGCCCTGCGTGCGCGTCGCCAGGCGGGCGGCCAACTGCCGCTGCACCTCCAGCCGGCTCGGCTCGACGTCGCCCGCGAGCATCGAGTTCGACGCGTCCAAGACGAGGATCGTTTCCGCCCCTCCTTCATCGAGGCGCCGGGCCTCCGTGCCGCCGGAACCGGAAGCGAGCGCGATCGCGACGACGCCCGCGGCGAGCAGCGCCAGGCGTACGGGGGGGAGGGCGTGCGCCGGCAGCCGCACGTAGCGCTCGAGCAACGAGGTCTCGGCGAGCTTCTCGCGGTCCGCGCCCGACCGTCGCGACGCGAGCAGCCTGAGCCCGACGGCCACGGCTCCGAGCAGGAGGGCGATCGGGAGCGGGGCCACGGTCAGACCCATACCCGGCGGGAGCGCGTCGCCGCCACGAGGAGTTCAAGCATGACGAGGGCGAGCGCCGCGATGAGAAGTTCCCGCCGCATCCCGACCCGCTCCTCCGTCCGCACTTCCTTGATCGGCGTGGTCTCAAGCTCGTTGATCCGCTCGTAGATCCGCGTCAGTCCCTCGGGGTCGGTGGCGCGGAAATAGAGCCCCCCCGTGCGGGTCGCCATGCGATCGAGGAGTTCGTCGTTCACGTGGACGCGGATATTGGCGTACTGGTATCCGAAAGCGGTCCGGGCCACGGGCACGGGGGCGACGCCGTCACGGCCGACGCCGATCGTATAGACGCGGATGCCGAGGGAGGCGGCCGCGGCCGTCGCCTCCTCCGGCGAGATGCCGCCGCTGTTGTTGTCTCCGTCGGTGAGCAGGACGACGATGCGGGATTCGGGCTCCAGGTCGCGGAGCCGGTTCGCCGCCGTGGCCAGCGCGACGCCGATCGCCGTCCCGTCCCGGAGCTGTCCCGCCTCGAGCCGCTCGACCGCACTTTCCACTACGGCGTGGTCCAGCGTCCCCGGGACCATCGTGAGGGCCTCCCCGGCGAACGCGACGAGGCCGATCCAGTCGGACTCCCGCCCCTCCACGAAGCGGATGACCTCCCGCTTCGCGACCTCGATGCGGTTATCGGGGCGAAAGTCCTCCGCCAGCATCGAACTCGAGATATCGACCGCCAGCATGATCGCGACGCCCTCGCGTTCCGACTCCACCCGCTCCCAAACCCGCACCGGATTGACGAGGGTGATGATGACGAGCGCGAGGGCGAGAGAGCGAAGGGCGGCCGGAAACCACCACCAGAACCGCCCCCGGCCCCGACCTCGGGAACCGGTGAGGCGGGCGATGTCCGGATACGGGAGACGGATCCTGCCCGAGCCCATCAGGGCCCACCCGAGCGGCAGCAGGACCAGAAGGAGGAGGAACGGCCAGCCGGGGAGCGCGAATTCGCTCACGCGCCGCCTCCATTTCCCCTCGCGCCGGCCACGCCGGCGCCGGCCCCACCGGCGTCATCCCGGACGACGTCTTCCCTGGTGGCGCCCGGCCCGCCGGTTTCGTCAGCCGCAGGCGACTCCGCCATGTCCGCGCGCACAAACGCTTCGCCGACATCCACGTCGCCGAGCGGCCCTTCCCACTCCGTCCGCGTGCGCGCAAAACGGGCCAGAATCGAGTGGCGCAGAGCGGCGATAAGCCCTGCGTCGGAGCCGCCGAGCCCGCGGAGTTCCTTCGATGGCGCCCACCCGCGCGTCACATGCGCGTAGCGCCGCAGCGTCTCCTCGTAGCCATCGTAGAACCGGTCGCCGCTCACCTGCTGCCGTACCCACCCCTCGCGAAGGCGCGCGAGGTCGCGAAGCGCGAGGTCGCCGGGCCCGAGGGGGACATCGGGGGCGGCCGCGGCGGCGCGCCCGCGGTTCCAGGTCCACCAGGCGAGTCCGGCGAGCGCCGCGGCGAGCAGGACCAGCCACCAGGGCAGGGCCCGCAGGCTCAGGAGGGGCCGGGCATCCCTCAATTCGAGCGGATCATCCGCCGCCGGCAGCACGCTCAAGACAGGGACGGCGGGCGGCTGCATCCGACGGACGACGCCGCCCGCGGCCGCGAGTTCCACCTCCACCGGCGGGATGACGAGCGTGTCCGCTCGCCACGCGCGAATCGTGTAGTCCGCTTCCCACCGTCGACCCTCTTCGACGGATCGGATCTGCACCGGCCCCGTCTGCTCGATCGACTCCGGCCCGTCGATGAGGGCGGGAAAGTGGACCTCTCCGGCTCTCTCCTGTCCGACGACGAGGCGGACCGTGAACTCCTCGCCGACCCGTACGGACTCCGGGAGGACCGTCGCCTCGAGGTCGACCGCGGACTGGGCCGCCACACCCGGCGCGAACCCCAACCCCGCGCCCAGGACCGCGCGAACAGTCCAGCGGGATCGCCTCACCGGAGCCTCCGCCGGCCGCGAGCGGCGAAGAAGCCGGAGAGCCCGGACTCGTACGGGGTGTCGGTACGCAGCCGCATGAGGTCCACGTGGCAGTGCGCGCACAGCCGCTCGAGCGCCCGAGCCCCCGCCGTCGAGCGCTCCGTGAGCCGCTGCCGAACCGCCGCATCTCCGAGGTCGACCACGGCCCGATCCCCCGTTTCGGGGTCCACGACCTCGACCCAGCCCGATGCCGGGATCGTCGCTTCCGCGGGGTCATCGACCGCGAGCGCGACGACATCGTGGCGGCCGGCAAGGCCCAGCAGCGGCCGGGCCAGGTTCCCGGCGCCCACGAAGTCCGAGATCACGAACACGAGGGAGCGGACGGTGAGCATGCGGGCCGCGGTGGCGAGAGCGAGATCGAGGTCCGTCCCCTTCCCCTCCGGCCGGACGGATACGAGTTCATGCAGGAGGCGGAGGTTACGGTTGCGCCCCCGCGCCGGACGCACGTAGCGCTCGATCCGGTCGCTGAAGAGGAGCATGCCCACCGGATCCCCGGCGCGCATCGCCGCGAGTGCGAGGGTGCTCGCCACCTGCGCGACGAGATCGCGCTTCAGGGATCGGCGCGTACCGAATTCGTTCGAAGCGGAGACGTCGACGACGAGGAGGACGGCAAGCTCCCGTTCCTCCACGAAGCGCTTCACGTAGGGACGCCGCATGCGGGCGGTCACCTTCCAGTCGATCGCCTGGAACGGGTCGCCCGGCTGATACTCGCGGACCTCGGAGAACTCAATGCCGTGTCCGCGGAAGAGAGACGGGTAAGGCCCCAGAGCCGGGTTGTCCATGAACCGCCGGCTCGTCAACTCCAGCCGCCGGACCTCTTTCGACGCGGCGGCGGAGTCAGCCGTCGGCGCCGGCCGTCGCGGGCGCCACAGGAAGTCGGGCAGCCTCACGGCACCGGCACGGTCTCCAGGAGATGGTCGAGGATGTGATCGGCATCGATCTGTTCCGCCTGCGCCTGGAAGGTCAGGACGAGCCGATGCCGAAGGACATCGCGGGCGATCGCCTTCACATCCTCCGGAACCACGAAGGCCCGGCCCTCGATGAAGGCATGAGCGCGGGCCGCTCTCGCGAGGAAAATGGTGGCGCGCGGAGAGGCCCCGAACTCGACCCAGTCGACGAATTCCCCCAGGCCGTGGGCCGCGGGCTCGCGCGTCGCGAGCACGAGCTGAAGGATGTAGTCCTCGAGCCGCCGGTCGACGTAGATCGCCGGAAGCATGGCGCGCGCGGCGAGGATGCGGTCGGGCTCCACAACGGCCTTGACGGGCGGCGGATCCTCTCCCGCCATGAGCCGCATGATGGACCTTTCCTCCTCGGGCGCGGGGTAACCGACCCGGGTCTTGAACATGAACCGGTCCACCTGCGCCTCTGGAAGCGGATACGTGCCCTCGTGCTCGATGGGATTCTGAGTGGCCATGACGAGGAACGGCACGGGAAGCGGGTGCGTCTCCTCTCCGATCGTCACCTGGCGTTCCTGCATCGCCTCCAGAAGCGCGGATTGGACCTTGGCGGGCGCACGATTGATCTCATCGGCGAGGACGATGTTCGCGAAGATGGGCCCCCGCTTCGGAGTGAAGGTGCCCGTCTTCTCCTCCCACACGAGCGTTCCCACGACATCGGCGGGCAGCAGGTCCGGCGTGAACTGGATGCGTCGGAACGTGGTGTGGATCGCCTCGGCGAGCGTGCTGACCGTGAGCGTCTTCGCGAGTCCGGGCACACCTTCGAGAAGAATATGGCCACCCGTGAGAAGGCTCATCAGCACGCGGTCGAGGAGGGCGTGCTGTCCGACGATCCGCTTGGCCAGTTCGTTTCGAACCTCGGCCACGAAGGTCCCCGCTTCCCGGATCGCGGCCTGCTGGGTCTCGAGATCCTCACCCGAGATCCGTTGGGCCGTGACGGCTTCTCCGTTCATGCGTTCTCTCGCTGTCACGTTGATGTTCGGTCTGTCAGCCGCCCGATGTTCACTCCGTAACCGCCCGGGAGCAAGCCGGACCCGCCGCACGCCGGAGCGCCTGCCGTTCCTTCGGAGACAACTCGCGGGTCGCTCCCGCTGCCAGAGCGCCCAGTCGAACCGGCCCGAAAGAGGTCCTGCGAAGACTGCGCAGCGTGACGCCGAGCGAGGCGAGCATGCGCCGGATTTCCCTGTTTCTTCCCTCAGTCAGGACGATCTCGACGGTGGGCGACGAAGTATGCGGCGGCGTGATCCAGCCGGCTCGGCGGGCTCGCGCGGGTCCGTCTTCGAGCGCCACGCCGGCCCGCAGCCGATCCGGAACCTCCACCGCCACGGGCCCGCGGAGTCTCGCGTGGTACACCCGCTCGATTCCGGTCCGGGGGTGGAGAAGCCGATGCACGACGTCTCCCTCATTCGACAGGAGAAGGAGGCCCTCGCTCATGAAGTCGAGCCGACCGACGTGAGGCAGATGGCGGGTATCGGCGGGGAGCAGATCGTAGATGATCGGCCGCCGACCGGGATCGTGCCGGGTGCACGCGAACCCCGGCGGCTTGTTGAGCGCCAGCCAGAGCACGGGCTTCAAGACGACGCGGCGCCGGTCCACCTCGACCCGCTCGCCGTTCGGATCCACCCTGGTCCCAAGCTTCGTCACAACCTCGCCGTTCACGCGGACGCGGCCGGCGGCGATGAGTGCTTCGCTCGCGCGCCGAGACGCCACGCCGGCCCGAGCCAGGAATTTCTGCAGTCGCACGAGCCGTCCGCCTG
Encoded here:
- a CDS encoding zinc-dependent metalloprotease is translated as DIEALNDDSTSVVIDASPLFESDIPMLGLSQFRRDAYRVRSLDSNRTYVDWIKSFPRNVEVRHVLTYNAQTPPSNASTNSISIEMNQSMVLLPDEPMQPRIFDERVGYFNVNQVDYGRSDQKVVTRTYVTRWRLEPSDTAAFRRGELVDPVKPIIFYLDPATPEKWRPYLIQGIDDWQEAFEAAGFSNAIQGRMPPSFEEDPEFSPEDVRYSVIRWLPSQVQNASGPHVHDPRTGEILESDIQWYHNVANLLRNWYLIQTAAVNPAARRALFDDEVMGRLIRFVAAHEVGHTLGLPHNMKSSSAFPVDSLRAPGFVCREGVAPSIMDYARFNYVAQPEDEGACVDPRIGEYDRFSINWGYRPILDADEDEERATLDAWIREVEDDPVYAFGSGTPIDPTAQTEAVGSDAMEASDLGIANLKRILPRLVEWSSDGREGENYEELAELYNNLIGQWNRYMGHVGTVVGGVTRTHKRIGQKGAVYEFVDEATQRRAMDFFARQAFDPPTWMVDEDILSKIENPSTVDRMRGIQVRVVNLILDPGRMQRLIEAEARNGGDHYSLGELFEDLRGSIWGELETGAPIGVYRRNLQRGHLERLEYLMTQELSLPTFIFGGLSDFFTSVDVSQSDIRAFVRGELHGLRDAIERTLRRRLDRTTELHLRDALARIDDILDPD
- the selD gene encoding selenide, water dikinase SelD yields the protein MNSPSAEAARLTQYSHGAGUACKLGPEDLGRILQHVPLVPDDRLLVGLEGPDDAAVYLLDDGDAIVASLDFFTPLVDDPTDFGAIAAANALGDLYAMRARPLFALNILAVPAGTLSDETVGAILRGAGEVCREAGIAVAGGHSIDDAEPKFGLVAIGLGDPDRLWRKGGARPGDALVLGKALGTGVVTTGLKRGVTDPADLRVAVDSMRQLNREAAAVLSDFDVHAATDVTGFGLVGHLLEMCGASDTSARIRASAPKLLPGALRLAGEGCVPGGTSRNRDAYASQMQWDDAVPADLRTLLHDPQTSGGLLAAVPAHEAPAASAALAAAGYAAAVIGEVIEPEGPAVGVEVAP
- a CDS encoding VWA domain-containing protein, which translates into the protein MAPLPIALLLGAVAVGLRLLASRRSGADREKLAETSLLERYVRLPAHALPPVRLALLAAGVVAIALASGSGGTEARRLDEGGAETILVLDASNSMLAGDVEPSRLEVQRQLAARLATRTQGRMGVVYFAGRAYVLSPLTTDMSAIEMLAEGVRPAAVGLGGSSLASGLTQAIDLLAGGEEGARKSIVVFSDGEETAGAPFGEAIGRARDAGIVIHSVGIGTELGGQIPLTREASLDPTMAARRRGGASVLQGPDGSPVITRLNAASLRQMSLGTGGHYVDGADGIDAIERELAEGGREPLTSTDDAAVAALLLLAFVSLWGEGFLLPRG
- a CDS encoding VWA domain-containing protein, whose product is MSEFALPGWPFLLLLVLLPLGWALMGSGRIRLPYPDIARLTGSRGRGRGRFWWWFPAALRSLALALVIITLVNPVRVWERVESEREGVAIMLAVDISSSMLAEDFRPDNRIEVAKREVIRFVEGRESDWIGLVAFAGEALTMVPGTLDHAVVESAVERLEAGQLRDGTAIGVALATAANRLRDLEPESRIVVLLTDGDNNSGGISPEEATAAAASLGIRVYTIGVGRDGVAPVPVARTAFGYQYANIRVHVNDELLDRMATRTGGLYFRATDPEGLTRIYERINELETTPIKEVRTEERVGMRRELLIAALALVMLELLVAATRSRRVWV
- a CDS encoding TonB-dependent receptor; translated protein: MRPCRVPVSRRASTLLFAVLALCCAATSDAAAQAQATTGVIRGVVRDPVGAPVAGAAVVIEHRATGFATTVETGSNGAFVRTLLPLGVYDVTARALGQFGDERTEGLVLRVGEVLDLVLEFRPVAVSEITVIADRTPLVDTEDPSSSHRLAEEVVDNLPNNGRNFLDYTLLTPGVSVSQGPDGEVLNIGGQRGIFNNVSVDGADFNNPFFGEQRGGQRPAFTFNQDAIEEIVVVSQGASAEFGRSAGGFVNVITKSGTNEFTGSAHYFGQWDAISTAYPSERGGGKPEFGRGQFGFTVGGPIVRDRAFFFVAYDQQEASETKQFTRNVVNRPELEKLENFLQTQWPGLFDAEFGPIRRTDDNRALVAKLDFNLSDRHQASLKYNYTWSQQLNGTFDVDSWGLSANGLEEDFSHAINASLRSQLSNTVSNEFRVQYAREDRPRGYDGPLIPGSAPPPQPAFGTVGGRPFPDIAMDFADGFRIGMPFFLPIDPAYDHRIQLVDNLSFLAGDHLFKVGAEYNGTGVGQQFIGFANGLYKFSSVDGFMNFVTQGNRYVTCSDGSDSAEGVCPPGTAITGPVLLYLQAVTLGNTPAEQLGLQDFSMHELGLFIQDTWRPRDNLTLNLGLRWEGSWHPGMFIEPEDTFYGPWIGTAGFPSEGTIPDDLDNFQPRFGLAWDPRDDGRTLIRLNAGSYFSRIPMLVFAQHRTTNGAFQGTQFAASDATFLPPPPQIGDFLTPAPPGTPPFQPGVNIADRNLELPRTWSFNVAVEHALSGNTAVELSLQHARTDNLFRFVDRNAAELGAPFAEGASGLGTVTVTESSARSRYNAVTLGLRGDAALDGRLSFEASYTLGFDRSDDDNERDPFNFFYASATDFEPEYNWSIRDRRHQLTGFMLFDLGRGVVLNHVFRYLSASPMSASCGPTEANPLAAPAGQRAGAPADRVCADGSVLKRNTLRRENDFFTWDLRLSKAFDIGGGRTVEPILEVFNLTGADHFLDTAQTGLLFNFDGTIRSGLGDTRRAQLGVRVRF